The following coding sequences lie in one Arachis ipaensis cultivar K30076 chromosome B05, Araip1.1, whole genome shotgun sequence genomic window:
- the LOC110271831 gene encoding uncharacterized protein LOC110271831, with amino-acid sequence MTGVREAWKGYKTRIKGKHFEIYNNIEDMLKNCPLDIPEVQFRKLIAYWSIPSVKALSRLNSENRKKQQHQHRMGPISFARVRNEMREMNENKEDPSQVDVFVATRTGRKGKDLDSGTQAVIDKLKSHQEAGDTPEKAFTTVFGKEQPGRVRCYGRTITKTSLQKERKIAKIKQQHAETISSIKTELHETKDRVQSLEDLVKLLLQQSSLGTNIDEILSLLQAKESTHDINSKQCPNGNDRPSSSTRDPK; translated from the exons ATGACTGGTGTTCGAGAAGCTTGGAAAGGTTACAAAACAAGAATCAAGGGAAAGCATTTTGAGATATATAACAACATTGAAGATATGCTGAAAAATTGCCCTTTAGATATTCCAGAAGTTCAATTTCGAAAGTTAATTGCATATTGGAGTATTCCTTCTGTTAAG GCTCTATCTCGTTTAAATTCTGAAAATCGTAAAAAGCAACAACATCAACATCGAATGGGACCTATAAGTTTTGCAAGAGTGCGTAATGAAATG CGTGAAATGAATGAGAACAAAGAAGACCCATCACAGGTTGATGTGTTTGTTGCAACTCGAACTGGACGAAAAGGAAAAGATCTTGATTCAGGAACACAAGCTGTTATT GATAAACTTAAGAGCCACCAAGAAGCTGGAGACACTCCCGAGAAAGCATTTACTACAGTATTTGGCAAAGAACAACCAGGAAGAGTTCGATGTTATGGGAGGACAATCACAAAAACATCTCTGCAGAAAGAACGGAAGATTGCTAAAATTAAGCAACAACATGCAGAGACTATAAGTTCAATAAAAACTGAACTTCATGAGACAAAAGATAGAGTCCAAAGTTTGGAGGATCTTGTGAAGCTTCTCTTGCAACAGAGTTCTCTTGGCACAAATATTGATGAAATACTGTCTTTATTACAAGCCAAGGAATCAACACATGATATAAATAGTAAGCAATGTCCGAATGGCAACGATCGTCCTTCCTCATCAACTCGTGATCCAAAATGA